Proteins from a genomic interval of Quercus lobata isolate SW786 chromosome 11, ValleyOak3.0 Primary Assembly, whole genome shotgun sequence:
- the LOC115968436 gene encoding F-box protein At3g07870-like — translation MSQTKEPRRILRQKKDHLPHDIVLNILANLPVKSVLRFRCVSKTWDSSITTPNFISTHLNLNLNNNNLAYLINNSTPFNSNIPIFIDGYDHNFNRISEYPIPSAFLLSNAHSVSSCNGLVCLTELRKTSTHIYLWNPSIRKFKGLPDCSPTKRDWLSTGFAYQSNTNDYKVVMISHIPAAEPNHHWVELGADVYTLSSNSWRRVGMSLTHIFMVSPFNNWNTTFVSGALHWLGDVCTAAPYRMILSFDVNNDKFKEMALPDVQQLLPQGLMADPNSLMVFKGKLAFITLGYLRFDHVNEDEYNDFMRSHTPHSGFIWVMGEYGVHESWSKLFFVRFENVVSVRFFGCTSRGELLVIKKVYPVTNGGQKRYVVVSLDLETLHEKDLGFQKVPDIATTFVESLVLLDEATELSG, via the coding sequence ATGTCTCAAACAAAGGAACCTCGTCGGATCCTCCGACAAAAGAAGGACCATCTCCCACATGACATCGTACTTAACATATTGGCGAACCTACCTGTCAAATCAGTCCTAAGATTCAGGTGTGTTTCTAAAACCTGGGATTCATCAATCACTACTCCTAATTTCATCTCCACCCACCTTAATCTTAATcttaacaacaacaacttaGCTTATCTCATAAACAATTCTACTCCTTTTAACAGCAACATCCCAATCTTTATTGATGGTTATGACCACAACTTTAATAGGATTTCTGAGTACCCAATTCCCTCTGCTTTTCTTTTATCTAATGCCCACTCAGTTAGTTCATGCAATGGCCTGGTGTGTCTCACTGAATTAAGAAAAACTTCCACTCATATATATTTGTGGAACCCCAGCATTAGAAAATTTAAGGGGTTGCCTGATTGTTCCCCAACCAAACGTGATTGGCTTTCTACTGGATTTGCTTATCAGTCCAACACCAATGACTACAAGGTTGTCATGATCTCTCACATTCCTGCAGCCGAACCCAACCACCATTGGGTTGAGCTTGGAGCTGACGTTTACACATTAAGCTCCAACTCTTGGAGAAGGGTTGGAATGTCGTTGACACACATTTTTATGGTCTCCCCTTTCAACAATTGGAATACCACATTTGTTAGTGGGGCTTTGCATTGGTTGGGAGACGTTTGTACTGCCGCGCCTTATCGCAtgattttgtcatttgatgtcaataatgataaatttaaaGAGATGGCACTTCCTGATGTACAACAATTGCTACCGCAAGGTCTGATGGCGGACCCAAATTCTCTGATGGTGTTCAAGGGGAAACTGGCCTTCATTACATTGGGTTACCTCAGATTCGACCACGTCAATGAAGACGAATACAATGACTTTATGAGGTCGCATACACCTCATTCAGGCTTCATATGGGTGATGGGGGAGTATGGTGTACATGAATCATGGagcaaacttttttttgtccGGTTTGAAAATGTTGTCTCTGTACGTTTCTTTGGTTGCACCAGTCGTGGTGAACTGCTAGTTATAAAGAAAGTTTATCCTGTAACCAATGGTGGACAGAAGAGGTACGTGGTTGTTTCACTTGACCTTGAAACTTTACATGAGAAGGATCTTGGTTTCCAAAAGGTTCCAGATATAGCTACTACTTTTGTGGAAAGCCTTGTGTTACTTGATGAAGCAACTGAACTATCTGGATAA